One Arthrobacter sp. Marseille-P9274 genomic region harbors:
- a CDS encoding transketolase family protein, which produces MIASFADPGQKTTPAPFGHALVKAAQENEKIVGLTADLGKYTDMHIFAKAFPERFFQMGMAEQLLFGAAAGMAQTGLVPFASTYSVFAARRAYDFLCLDAAEPNLNVNIVGGLPGLTTGYGPSHQATEDMAIFRGMPNLTIVDPCDSVDIEQAVPQLAASEGPTYLRLLRGNVPTVLDEYDYTFELGKAKVLRGGNDVVFVSSGLMTMRALQAAKELAAHNVDVAVVHTPTIKPFDAETVLAEINTDRLVVTLENHTVVGGLFETVAAAAARAGVAKRILPVALPDEFLHAGALPTLHERYGLSVDRIVAAVLGEL; this is translated from the coding sequence ATGATCGCTTCCTTCGCCGACCCCGGCCAGAAGACCACCCCGGCACCGTTCGGCCACGCCCTCGTGAAGGCCGCACAGGAGAACGAGAAGATCGTCGGGCTGACCGCCGACCTGGGCAAGTACACGGACATGCACATCTTCGCGAAGGCCTTCCCGGAGCGGTTCTTCCAGATGGGCATGGCGGAGCAGTTGCTCTTCGGCGCGGCCGCCGGCATGGCGCAGACCGGGCTGGTCCCGTTCGCCTCCACCTACTCGGTGTTCGCCGCCCGCCGGGCCTACGACTTCCTGTGCCTGGATGCCGCGGAGCCGAACCTGAACGTGAACATCGTCGGCGGGCTGCCAGGCCTGACCACCGGCTACGGGCCGTCGCACCAGGCCACCGAGGACATGGCGATCTTCCGCGGCATGCCGAACCTGACCATCGTGGACCCCTGCGACTCGGTGGACATCGAACAGGCGGTGCCGCAGCTCGCCGCGAGCGAGGGGCCGACCTACCTGCGCCTGCTGCGCGGCAACGTGCCCACCGTGCTGGACGAGTACGACTACACCTTCGAGCTGGGCAAGGCCAAGGTGCTGCGCGGCGGCAACGACGTGGTCTTCGTGTCCAGCGGGCTGATGACCATGAGGGCGCTGCAGGCCGCCAAGGAACTCGCCGCGCACAACGTCGACGTGGCGGTGGTGCACACCCCGACCATCAAGCCTTTCGACGCCGAGACCGTCCTCGCCGAGATCAACACCGACCGCCTCGTGGTCACGCTGGAGAACCACACGGTGGTCGGGGGCCTCTTCGAGACCGTCGCCGCGGCCGCGGCCCGTGCCGGGGTCGCCAAGCGCATCCTGCCCGTGGCCCTGCCCGACGAATTCCTGCACGCCGGCGCCCTGCCCACGCTGCACGAGCGCTACGGACTCTCGGTCGACCGGATCGTCGCGGCCGTCCTCGGCGAACTGTAG
- a CDS encoding transketolase: protein MRHHVLNMGEAQGQGYVGQALDAADVLAAVYADQLRYRADDPEWEGRDRFLLSTGHYAIGHYAALAEAGIVPVEELETYGSDDSRLPMSGMSTYTPGMEISGGSLGHGLTIAVGTALGLRLQGSGSRVFNFLSDGELDEGSTWEAAMGAHHHRLGNLTAIVDINALQADGKTDTVLRTEPVLDKWAACGWFVQRVDGNDVGALLAAFDAVAARAEADGAPSVILCDTKVGRGVPLLEDREKAHFMRIDEHEWQICRDQLTAGYEARTASEGESK, encoded by the coding sequence ATGCGCCACCACGTGCTGAACATGGGCGAGGCGCAGGGGCAGGGCTACGTGGGCCAGGCGCTTGACGCGGCCGACGTCCTCGCCGCCGTCTACGCCGACCAGCTGCGCTACCGGGCCGATGACCCGGAGTGGGAGGGGCGGGACCGCTTCCTGCTCTCCACCGGCCACTACGCGATCGGCCACTACGCCGCGCTGGCGGAGGCCGGGATCGTCCCGGTCGAGGAGCTGGAGACATACGGCTCGGACGATTCCCGGCTGCCGATGTCCGGCATGTCCACCTACACACCCGGGATGGAAATCTCCGGCGGCTCGCTCGGGCACGGCCTGACCATCGCCGTGGGCACCGCGCTGGGGCTGCGGCTGCAGGGGTCGGGCTCCCGCGTATTCAACTTCCTCTCCGACGGGGAGCTGGACGAGGGCTCCACCTGGGAAGCCGCGATGGGCGCGCACCATCACCGCCTGGGCAACCTGACCGCGATCGTGGATATCAACGCCCTGCAGGCCGACGGCAAGACCGACACGGTGCTGCGGACCGAGCCGGTGCTGGACAAGTGGGCGGCGTGCGGCTGGTTCGTGCAGCGTGTGGACGGCAACGACGTCGGGGCCCTGCTGGCCGCATTCGATGCGGTCGCGGCCCGGGCCGAGGCCGACGGTGCGCCGTCGGTCATCCTGTGCGACACCAAGGTGGGCCGCGGCGTGCCGCTGCTGGAAGACCGGGAGAAGGCGCACTTCATGCGCATCGATGAACACGAATGGCAGATCTGCCGCGACCAACTGACCGCCGGGTATGAAGCCCGCACCGCATCTGAAGGAGAATCCAAGTGA
- a CDS encoding MFS transporter produces MSNEALTMRGPVHGTKDAKRVAIGSGVGAVIETYDFIGFGTAAALYFGTAFFPGGDPLTGTLAAFATLGVGFAARPLGGIIGGHLGDRIGRKPVLVASLILMGLATFAIGLLPTYAQVGLLAPALLVIVRVIQGLAFGAEWGGAILMSYEHAPWKRKGKYTGIVQAGFPVGLLLANLVFLFSVQLGNEWAWRVPFLASIVLVAVGLIIRSKVPESPVFEDVKEHGDIVKSPIVEVIRDDWRNIVRGIGLRIAETAGYAVSVTYMISYLHNSELADKTQTLVALCIASGIGIFATMAWARLTDRVGRRPVYIISTAFAVLFGIPMFLLVNTGLFLFIIATIVISYAVCQNSLAGAQGAWFPELFQAKTRSSGASLAYQISAMVSGFTPFITTLLFVAMGWLGPALLFSFYGAIGLWAALATRETWGPRERRLASEAAATTKPAKVTA; encoded by the coding sequence ATGAGCAACGAAGCCCTGACAATGCGCGGCCCCGTTCACGGCACGAAGGACGCCAAGCGCGTCGCCATCGGCTCCGGTGTTGGCGCCGTTATCGAAACGTACGACTTCATCGGTTTCGGCACGGCCGCGGCCCTGTACTTCGGCACCGCCTTCTTCCCCGGCGGCGACCCCCTGACCGGAACCCTGGCAGCGTTCGCCACCCTCGGCGTCGGCTTTGCGGCACGCCCGCTGGGCGGCATCATCGGCGGGCACCTCGGTGATCGCATCGGGCGCAAGCCGGTGCTCGTTGCCTCGCTGATCCTCATGGGCCTGGCCACGTTCGCCATCGGCCTGCTGCCGACCTACGCCCAGGTCGGCCTCCTGGCCCCGGCGCTGCTGGTCATCGTCCGCGTTATCCAGGGCCTGGCCTTCGGCGCCGAGTGGGGCGGGGCCATCCTGATGAGCTACGAGCACGCGCCCTGGAAGCGGAAGGGCAAGTACACCGGCATCGTCCAGGCCGGCTTCCCGGTGGGCCTGCTCCTGGCCAACCTCGTCTTCCTCTTCAGCGTGCAGCTGGGCAACGAATGGGCCTGGCGCGTGCCGTTCCTGGCCAGCATCGTCCTGGTCGCGGTGGGCTTGATCATCCGCTCCAAGGTGCCCGAGTCCCCGGTCTTCGAGGATGTCAAGGAACACGGCGACATCGTGAAGTCCCCGATCGTCGAGGTCATCCGCGACGACTGGCGCAACATCGTGCGCGGCATCGGCCTGCGCATTGCGGAGACCGCCGGCTACGCCGTGTCCGTCACCTACATGATTTCCTACCTGCACAACTCCGAGCTCGCCGACAAGACCCAGACCCTGGTCGCACTGTGCATCGCCTCCGGCATCGGCATCTTCGCCACCATGGCCTGGGCCCGGCTGACGGACAGGGTGGGCCGCCGCCCGGTCTACATCATCTCCACCGCGTTCGCCGTCCTCTTCGGCATCCCGATGTTCCTGCTGGTCAACACGGGCCTGTTCCTGTTCATCATCGCCACCATCGTGATCTCCTACGCGGTCTGCCAGAACTCGCTGGCCGGCGCGCAGGGCGCCTGGTTCCCCGAGCTGTTCCAGGCCAAGACCCGCTCGTCGGGAGCCTCGCTGGCGTACCAGATCTCGGCCATGGTCTCCGGCTTCACCCCCTTCATCACCACCCTGCTGTTCGTGGCCATGGGCTGGCTCGGCCCGGCGCTGCTGTTCAGCTTCTACGGAGCCATCGGCCTGTGGGCCGCGCTGGCGACCCGCGAAACCTGGGGCCCCCGCGAACGCCGCCTGGCCTCCGAGGCCGCGGCGACCACCAAGCCGGCCAAAGTGACCGCCTGA
- a CDS encoding sugar phosphate isomerase/epimerase — protein sequence MTFHPRLGCSTISFRHQDLATALATIAGLGFTEIDLGALPGVCDHVPYVLDEKAVAAVAGTVAASGLRVRSINGDIGDLNRPLSAGDRAQRTRHLDMLLALAGQTAADALVLPCGALDNTPVRTLDQDLDLVAAALTAAGERAVDAGVGLWTESLHFFRLCRDTERAQQLTDRLAGTDVQVVMDFSHIVASGGSPEDFVERFHRRIAHVHLRDAVPGNINLSIGNGQADFAAGLKSLADKGYTGHFSLELETRDVGHDERPAAAAAAAAFISDLI from the coding sequence ATGACCTTCCACCCGCGGCTGGGCTGCTCCACCATCAGCTTCCGGCACCAGGACCTGGCCACGGCGCTGGCCACCATCGCCGGCCTCGGCTTCACCGAGATCGACCTCGGCGCCCTGCCGGGCGTGTGCGACCACGTGCCCTACGTCCTCGACGAGAAGGCGGTCGCCGCCGTCGCAGGGACCGTCGCCGCGTCCGGGCTGCGTGTGCGCTCCATTAATGGCGACATCGGCGACCTGAACCGCCCGCTCTCCGCCGGGGACCGTGCGCAGCGGACCCGGCACCTGGACATGCTGCTCGCCCTCGCGGGGCAGACCGCGGCGGATGCGCTGGTACTGCCGTGCGGCGCGCTGGACAACACCCCGGTCCGCACCCTGGACCAGGACCTCGACCTCGTCGCCGCCGCGCTCACCGCAGCCGGCGAGCGCGCGGTGGACGCCGGTGTCGGACTGTGGACCGAATCCCTGCACTTCTTCCGCCTCTGCCGCGACACGGAACGCGCGCAGCAGCTGACCGACCGCCTCGCCGGCACGGATGTGCAGGTGGTCATGGACTTCAGCCACATCGTCGCCTCCGGCGGCAGCCCGGAAGACTTCGTGGAGCGTTTCCACCGCCGCATCGCGCACGTCCACCTGCGCGACGCCGTCCCCGGCAACATCAACCTCAGCATCGGCAACGGCCAGGCGGACTTCGCGGCGGGCCTGAAGTCGCTGGCGGACAAGGGCTACACCGGCCACTTTTCCCTGGAACTCGAAACCCGCGACGTCGGCCACGACGAACGCCCGGCGGCAGCCGCAGCGGCGGCCGCCTTCATCTCGGACCTCATCTAG
- a CDS encoding SDR family NAD(P)-dependent oxidoreductase, with the protein MTTIQRTAVLTGATSERGIGEATARRYAREGWAIVILDLDGEKSAKVASAIGNELNVPAFGHEIDVTSEASVAAAQAAVEAEVRAGNLPPVGALANIAGITSPVPFLETTLDLWNKVMAVNATGTYLVTKAFLPAMLENKWGRIVNMSSVSAQRGGGVFGKVPYSSAKAAILGFTKALARELGDSGVTVNAVTPGAVDTNIRVGTTPELEAAIAADVPLGRTASTEEVAAVITFLSSQDAAYLTGATFDINGGSHLH; encoded by the coding sequence ATGACCACCATCCAGCGCACCGCCGTCCTCACCGGGGCCACGTCCGAGCGCGGCATCGGCGAGGCCACCGCCCGCCGCTATGCCCGCGAGGGCTGGGCCATCGTCATCCTCGACCTCGACGGCGAGAAGTCCGCGAAGGTCGCCAGCGCGATCGGCAACGAGCTGAACGTCCCGGCCTTCGGCCACGAAATCGACGTCACCAGCGAAGCGTCCGTGGCCGCCGCCCAGGCCGCGGTCGAGGCCGAAGTCCGGGCCGGCAACCTGCCTCCGGTCGGGGCGCTGGCCAACATCGCCGGCATCACCTCGCCCGTGCCGTTCCTGGAGACAACCCTCGACCTCTGGAACAAGGTCATGGCCGTCAACGCCACCGGCACCTACCTGGTCACGAAGGCCTTCCTGCCCGCGATGCTGGAGAACAAGTGGGGCCGCATCGTCAACATGTCCTCGGTCTCCGCGCAGCGCGGCGGCGGCGTCTTCGGCAAAGTCCCCTACTCCTCCGCCAAGGCGGCCATCCTCGGCTTCACCAAGGCCCTGGCCCGCGAGCTGGGCGACAGCGGCGTCACCGTCAACGCGGTCACGCCCGGCGCCGTCGACACGAACATCCGCGTGGGCACCACCCCCGAGCTGGAGGCGGCCATCGCGGCCGACGTCCCGCTCGGCCGCACCGCCAGCACCGAGGAGGTCGCCGCCGTCATCACCTTCCTCTCCAGCCAGGACGCCGCCTACCTGACCGGCGCCACGTTCGACATCAACGGCGGAAGCCACCTGCACTAG